A portion of the Daphnia magna isolate NIES linkage group LG4, ASM2063170v1.1, whole genome shotgun sequence genome contains these proteins:
- the LOC116922041 gene encoding ABC transporter G family member 20 isoform X1, producing the protein MSTESTPAVTVDEDVLRPPASEGEAAVYVRNACKSFGVGKRRATVLRNLEMTVKKGTIYGLLGASGCGKTTLLSCIVGRRSLDSGDVLVLGGEPGSPESGIPGPRVGYMPQELALYGDFTIKETLEYFGRIYNLPSAFVKSQMEFIFKLLDLPPGHRYVKTLSGGQQRRVSFAVALFHEPELLILDEPTVGVDPMLRKSIWNHLVRLSTDHGRTVIITTHYIEEARQADTIGLMRSGHLLAEESPQNLLATHGLRTLEEVFLKLSRTERAKKHGALTASGRAVHPTDSTQQDHGHDNPAFLCTTDNPDATSAVASRNRTNISATIHEQYWKSSKSVIPRADEHGIVGLTFSPSRQNLEERISDSQTVQRRVGSNNNPPNADSGAAPFDSQEVVHKSGELTTGNSSASSCSSSSSSCDTAVATSRPAKKRGSRTFTLSMPSGHRTAALIRKNFLITIRNIGMFAFVFLMPGLQSTLFCLAIGRDPTSLKMAVVNEELDPSVGRVCNYTTDCTYSMFSCRYLRYLDNATIVQIPYQSLSDALDATLQGTVWGVIHFGPNFTEELLERQVDGNAVDKETIEGSRIGITLDWSNEQIALTLQHRLVGGFNEFNRNLVTSCDYQPVIPSIPVEFMDPVYGKKNPSFTDFMAPGIILTIAYTQAVSLTAAVFINERKQGLLDRSLVAGVRTSEILLGHLVTQFTVLVFQSSVVLLVMLLVFKITCQGSLALAMFITLLQGMCGMFYGFVVSSLCDQQTSALQLSLGSFFPNMLLSGVLWPMEGMSIYLRYLSYFIPLTHAIEALRCIFARGWGIDKPEVYWGIFVNFGWIVGLLSVCLTIIRIRKYTG; encoded by the exons ATGTCGACCGAATCGACACCTGCAGTTACAGTTGACGAAGACGTCCTTCGTCCACCAGCATCGGAAGGTGAAGCGGCCGTTTATGTCCGCAATGCTTGCAAAAGCTTTGGCGTCGGAAAGCGTCGCGCCACTGTATTACGGAACTTGGAAATGACGGTTAAGAAAGGAACCAT ATATGGATTATTGGGAGCCAGTGGTTGCGGCAAGACGACCCTATTGAGCTGCATTGTAGGCCGGCGTAGTTTGGACAGCGGCGATGTTCTGGTTCTTGGAGGTGAGCCCGGCTCACCTGAGAGCGGGATTCCAGGTCCACGGGTTGGCTACATGCCTCAAGAACTCGCACTGTATGGCGACTTCACCATCAAAGAGACACTGGAATACTTTGGTCGCATCTACAATTTGCCTAGCGCTTTTGTCAAGTCTCAGatggaattcatttttaaactgCTGGATTTACCTCCGGGACATCGTTACGTGAAGACGCTGAGCGGCGGTCAACAGCGACGTGTGTCATTCGCCGTCGCTTTGTTCCACGAACCTGAACTACTCATCTTAGACGAGCCGACGGTTGGTGTCGATCCTATGTTGAGAAAAAG CATATGGAACCATTTGGTTCGACTGAGTACAGACCATGGAAGAACGGTCATCATCACGACCCACTACATCGAAGAAGCCCGACAGGCTGACACG aTTGGTTTGATGAGATCGGGTCATTTGCTGGCTGAGGAATCGCCGCAAAATCTGCTTGCGACACACGGACTTCGTACGttagaagaagtttttctCAAATTAAGCAGAACGGAGCGAGCTAAGAAACATGGCGCCTTAACAGCCTCTGGCCGTGCTGTTCACCCCACTGATTCAACACAACAAGATCATGGACATGACAATCCAGCCTTTCTTTGTACCACTGATAATCCAGATGCTACAAGCGCTGTTGCATCAAGAAACAGAACCAACATTTCTGCC ACAATCCATGAACAGTATTGGAAGAGTTCCAAATCTGTCATTCCACGGGCCGATGAACACGGCATCGTTGGTTTAACATTTAGCCCATCCCGTCAAAACCTCGAAGAAAGAATTAGCGATAGCCAAACAGTTCAGCGACGCGTCGGTTCAAATAATAACCCGCCAAATGCGGATTCTGGAGCGGCACCATTCGATTCACAAGAAGTCGTCCATAAAAGCGGTGAATTGACAACTGGAAACAGTTCGGCATCCAGTTGCAGTAGCTCGAGCAGCAGTTGCGATACGGCAGTGGCTACTAGTCGACCGGCGAAGAAACGCGGAAGTCGCACATTCACCTTATCAATGCCTTCAGGTCATCGCACAGCGGCACTTATCCGcaagaattttttaattacCATAAGAAATATAGG GATGTTCgcctttgtttttctcatGCCTGGACTCCAGTCCACACTCTTTTGTTTAGCCATTGGCCGAGATCCAACTTCCCTCAAAATGGCTGTTGTCAACGAAGAGCTAGATCCGAGTGTAGGTCGGGTGTGTAACTACACCACAGACTGTACGTATTCAATGTTTAGTTGTCGGTATCTGAGATACTTGGACAATGCAACAATTGTACAG ATCCCTTATCAAAGTTTATCTGATGCGCTGGATGCAACGTTACAAGGAACAGTCTGGGGAGTCATTCATTTCGGTCCGAATTTCACAGAGGAACTGCTGGAGCGTCAAGTTGATGGCAATGCTGTTGATAAAGAAACAATAGAGGGTAGCCGAATAGGCATAACCCTCGATTGGTCAA ACGAACAAATTGCCTTGACACTCCAACACCGCCTTGTCGGTGGTTTCAATGAATTCAACAGGAATCTAGTGACATCCTGCGACTACCAACCGGTGATTCCCAGCATTCCTGTCGAG TTTATGGACCCCGTCTACGGCAAAAAGAATCCGTCCTTTACAGATTTCATGGCTCCAGGCATTATCCTAAC AATTGCTTACACCCAAGCCGTGTCCTTAACTGCTGCTGTTTTCATTAACGAACGGAAACAAGGTCTTTTAGATCGCAGTTTAGTTGCCG GCGTTCGGACCTCTGAGATTTTACTGGGTCATCTCGTCACGCAATTTACGGTGCTCGTGTTCCAGTCGTCAGTTGTACTTCTCGTAATGCTGCTGGTCTTTAAAATTACTTGTCAAGGTAGTTTGGCGCTTGCGATGTTCATCACCCTTTTACAAGGGATGTGCGGAATGTTTTACG GTTTTGTTGTATCGAGCCTTTGTGACCAGCAAACCAGTGCTTTGCAGCTATCACTCGGGAGCTTCTTCCCCAATATGCTTTTAAGTGGAGTGCTATGGCCAATGGAGGGCATGTCCATTTACCTGCGCTATCTTTCGTATTTCATTCCATTAACGCACGCAATCGAAGCCCTTAGATGTATTTTTGCACGCGGGTGGGGCATCGACAAGCCGGAAGTTTATTGGGGCATTTTTGTCAATTTTGGTTGGATTGTAGGCCTCCTTTCAGTATGCTTAACAATCATTCGCATACGAAAGTATACAGGCTAG
- the LOC116922055 gene encoding divergent protein kinase domain 2A, which yields MFICPSQRKLNYIENEFVKNNVGLYRLTCLYNLMTLLLLNSEPLIFQSFPANKGWPFPVYYGACGRVIVEEYVGPNLAQWLPDASLNERINAALQMLTIADQFTNGTAGFRLYVTDLSLYNIAVGLDGILKIVDGENIVVVDLEKIENDRPNNFDVPYASDNAGCEHLPSDPHCVSYSEQDMCNRLYNDHNYFAVCQELFSSLDSFGLMNGLPDYILERFPLILKYQSDCYSSSTPGTREKAAKNLISIYGEILSTI from the exons ATGTTCATTTGTCCCTCTCAGCGAAAGCTGAATTATATCGAAAATGAATTTGTTAAGAATAATGTTGGACTTTACCGACTAACATGTCTGTATAATTTGATGACTTTACTGCTACTCAATTCAGAGCCTTTAATTTTTCAG TCTTTTCCAGCCAACAAAGGGTGGCCTTTTCCTGTCTACTACGGTGCGTGTGGTCGAGTGATAGTAGAAGAATATGTCGGACCTAACCTAGCACAGTGGCTACCTGATGCTTCTTTGAATGAACGCATTAATGCGGCTCTACAGATGTTAACAATTGCTGACCAATTCACGAACGGGACTGCTGGCTTCAGACTGTATGTCACTGATTTGAGTCTCTATAATATAGCCGTTGGTTTGGATGGAATACTGAAGATAGTGGACGGTGAAAATATAGTAGTCGTCGATTtagaaaaaatcgaaaacg ATCGACCAAACAACTTTGATGTTCCCTATGCGAGTGATAATGCCGGTTGTGAACATTTACCTTCCGATCCCCACTGCGTGAGCTACAGTGAGCAAGATATGTGTAACCGGCTTTATAACGACCACAACTACTTTGCTGTTTGCCAAGAACTGTTTTCATCGCTGGATAGCTTTGGATTGATGAACGGTTTACCCGATTACATCTTAGAACGTTTCCCGCTTATTCTCAAGTATCAGTCCGACTGCTATTCATCTTCAACTCCTGGAACCCGAGAGAAAGCAGCTAAGAATCTTATCTCAATCTACGGAGAGATACTTTCGACCATCTAG
- the LOC116922070 gene encoding extensin, whose translation MEVPIMVVLLCGVLIITIEAGVVTRLRRSPSGNKIANKFRIPHIVLVGLVDQPVPTAIAYPQKTPYSPTSYGPPPPPASYPASSYPSPSYGPPPPPASFPAPSYPSPSYGPPPPSYVSPMMSYHPSYVPPQTPYQSYQPPMYMPPQTPYQAAQQPLATGPQQEQILPEPNPNGLSNATDQVATEDFQLESTDLPSTDLSPDGTSEDKSSWETKTSF comes from the exons ATGGAGGTCCCTATTATG GTTGTCCTTTTGTGTGGAGTCTTAATAATTACCATTGAAGCTGGGGTGGTTACCCGTCTTCGTCGCTCGCCTTCCGGCAATAAAATTGCCAATAAATTCAGAATTCCGCATATTGTTTTGGTTGGTCTAGTCGATCAACCCGTACCAACGGCAATTGCCTACCCCCAGAAAACCCCTTACTCGCCAACTTCTTATGGACCCCCACCACCTCCTGCTTCCTATCCAGCATCATCGTACCCATCGCCTTCATACGGTCCCCCACCACCTCCTGCTTCCTTTCCAGCACCATCGTACCCATCGCCTTCATACGGTCCCCCACCACCAAGTTACGTGTCACCAATGATGTCCTATCACCCGTCGTACGTACCACCACAGACACCGTACCAGTCCTATCAGCCGCCGATGTACATGCCGCCACAGACACCCTACCAAGCGGCTCAACAACCACTGGCAACTGGGCCACAACAGGAGCAAATCCTTCCCGAGCCAAACCCCAATGGCTTATCAAACGCTACAGACCAAGTGGCAActgaagattttcaattggaATCTACCGATTTACCCTCAACCGATTTGAGTCCTGATGGTACTAGCGAGGACAAATCCAGTTGGGAAACCAAAActtctttttaa
- the LOC116922041 gene encoding ABC transporter G family member 20 isoform X2, translating to MPQELALYGDFTIKETLEYFGRIYNLPSAFVKSQMEFIFKLLDLPPGHRYVKTLSGGQQRRVSFAVALFHEPELLILDEPTVGVDPMLRKSIWNHLVRLSTDHGRTVIITTHYIEEARQADTIGLMRSGHLLAEESPQNLLATHGLRTLEEVFLKLSRTERAKKHGALTASGRAVHPTDSTQQDHGHDNPAFLCTTDNPDATSAVASRNRTNISATIHEQYWKSSKSVIPRADEHGIVGLTFSPSRQNLEERISDSQTVQRRVGSNNNPPNADSGAAPFDSQEVVHKSGELTTGNSSASSCSSSSSSCDTAVATSRPAKKRGSRTFTLSMPSGHRTAALIRKNFLITIRNIGMFAFVFLMPGLQSTLFCLAIGRDPTSLKMAVVNEELDPSVGRVCNYTTDCTYSMFSCRYLRYLDNATIVQIPYQSLSDALDATLQGTVWGVIHFGPNFTEELLERQVDGNAVDKETIEGSRIGITLDWSNEQIALTLQHRLVGGFNEFNRNLVTSCDYQPVIPSIPVEFMDPVYGKKNPSFTDFMAPGIILTIAYTQAVSLTAAVFINERKQGLLDRSLVAGVRTSEILLGHLVTQFTVLVFQSSVVLLVMLLVFKITCQGSLALAMFITLLQGMCGMFYGFVVSSLCDQQTSALQLSLGSFFPNMLLSGVLWPMEGMSIYLRYLSYFIPLTHAIEALRCIFARGWGIDKPEVYWGIFVNFGWIVGLLSVCLTIIRIRKYTG from the exons ATGCCTCAAGAACTCGCACTGTATGGCGACTTCACCATCAAAGAGACACTGGAATACTTTGGTCGCATCTACAATTTGCCTAGCGCTTTTGTCAAGTCTCAGatggaattcatttttaaactgCTGGATTTACCTCCGGGACATCGTTACGTGAAGACGCTGAGCGGCGGTCAACAGCGACGTGTGTCATTCGCCGTCGCTTTGTTCCACGAACCTGAACTACTCATCTTAGACGAGCCGACGGTTGGTGTCGATCCTATGTTGAGAAAAAG CATATGGAACCATTTGGTTCGACTGAGTACAGACCATGGAAGAACGGTCATCATCACGACCCACTACATCGAAGAAGCCCGACAGGCTGACACG aTTGGTTTGATGAGATCGGGTCATTTGCTGGCTGAGGAATCGCCGCAAAATCTGCTTGCGACACACGGACTTCGTACGttagaagaagtttttctCAAATTAAGCAGAACGGAGCGAGCTAAGAAACATGGCGCCTTAACAGCCTCTGGCCGTGCTGTTCACCCCACTGATTCAACACAACAAGATCATGGACATGACAATCCAGCCTTTCTTTGTACCACTGATAATCCAGATGCTACAAGCGCTGTTGCATCAAGAAACAGAACCAACATTTCTGCC ACAATCCATGAACAGTATTGGAAGAGTTCCAAATCTGTCATTCCACGGGCCGATGAACACGGCATCGTTGGTTTAACATTTAGCCCATCCCGTCAAAACCTCGAAGAAAGAATTAGCGATAGCCAAACAGTTCAGCGACGCGTCGGTTCAAATAATAACCCGCCAAATGCGGATTCTGGAGCGGCACCATTCGATTCACAAGAAGTCGTCCATAAAAGCGGTGAATTGACAACTGGAAACAGTTCGGCATCCAGTTGCAGTAGCTCGAGCAGCAGTTGCGATACGGCAGTGGCTACTAGTCGACCGGCGAAGAAACGCGGAAGTCGCACATTCACCTTATCAATGCCTTCAGGTCATCGCACAGCGGCACTTATCCGcaagaattttttaattacCATAAGAAATATAGG GATGTTCgcctttgtttttctcatGCCTGGACTCCAGTCCACACTCTTTTGTTTAGCCATTGGCCGAGATCCAACTTCCCTCAAAATGGCTGTTGTCAACGAAGAGCTAGATCCGAGTGTAGGTCGGGTGTGTAACTACACCACAGACTGTACGTATTCAATGTTTAGTTGTCGGTATCTGAGATACTTGGACAATGCAACAATTGTACAG ATCCCTTATCAAAGTTTATCTGATGCGCTGGATGCAACGTTACAAGGAACAGTCTGGGGAGTCATTCATTTCGGTCCGAATTTCACAGAGGAACTGCTGGAGCGTCAAGTTGATGGCAATGCTGTTGATAAAGAAACAATAGAGGGTAGCCGAATAGGCATAACCCTCGATTGGTCAA ACGAACAAATTGCCTTGACACTCCAACACCGCCTTGTCGGTGGTTTCAATGAATTCAACAGGAATCTAGTGACATCCTGCGACTACCAACCGGTGATTCCCAGCATTCCTGTCGAG TTTATGGACCCCGTCTACGGCAAAAAGAATCCGTCCTTTACAGATTTCATGGCTCCAGGCATTATCCTAAC AATTGCTTACACCCAAGCCGTGTCCTTAACTGCTGCTGTTTTCATTAACGAACGGAAACAAGGTCTTTTAGATCGCAGTTTAGTTGCCG GCGTTCGGACCTCTGAGATTTTACTGGGTCATCTCGTCACGCAATTTACGGTGCTCGTGTTCCAGTCGTCAGTTGTACTTCTCGTAATGCTGCTGGTCTTTAAAATTACTTGTCAAGGTAGTTTGGCGCTTGCGATGTTCATCACCCTTTTACAAGGGATGTGCGGAATGTTTTACG GTTTTGTTGTATCGAGCCTTTGTGACCAGCAAACCAGTGCTTTGCAGCTATCACTCGGGAGCTTCTTCCCCAATATGCTTTTAAGTGGAGTGCTATGGCCAATGGAGGGCATGTCCATTTACCTGCGCTATCTTTCGTATTTCATTCCATTAACGCACGCAATCGAAGCCCTTAGATGTATTTTTGCACGCGGGTGGGGCATCGACAAGCCGGAAGTTTATTGGGGCATTTTTGTCAATTTTGGTTGGATTGTAGGCCTCCTTTCAGTATGCTTAACAATCATTCGCATACGAAAGTATACAGGCTAG
- the LOC116922053 gene encoding LOW QUALITY PROTEIN: importin subunit alpha-3 (The sequence of the model RefSeq protein was modified relative to this genomic sequence to represent the inferred CDS: deleted 1 base in 1 codon): MASHDSNAKGRLQTYKNQGKDVEEMRRRRNEVTVELRKNKREETLLKKRNVPNTDSTDEDEAERGLSLAGLEQIVANASSPDPEIQLAAVQAARKLLSSDRNPPIDALIQSGVLPVFVKCLERQDNAALQFEAAWALTNIASGTSAQTQAVVEANAVPLFLMLLHSPHPNVCEQAVWALGNIIGDGPHLRDYVISLGVVPILLGFVTDTIPISFLRNVAWVIVNLCRNKDPPPHVDTIRELLPALNTLIHHTDTNILVDTVWALSYLTDGGNEQIQMVIDNGVVPSLVPLLSHKDVKVQTAALRAVGNIVTGTDAQTQCVLNCDALAHFQTLLNHHKEKINKEALWFLSNVTAGNQQQVQAVIDAGLVPLIVQHLSRGEFQTQKEAAWAVTNLTISGRKQQVAYLVQCGVISPFCHLLSCKDPQVIQVVLDGISNVLRMAAPGPERDSVATLIEECGGLDKIETLQNHENVDIYKLAYDIIEQYFSEEVAEDPNLVPEASDDGFQFDANPGVPKEGFQF; the protein is encoded by the exons ATGGCGTCACACGATAGTAATGCGAAAGGACGTTTGCAAACTTACAAGAACCAGGGCAAAGATGTGGAA gAGATGAGGAGAAGGAGGAATGAAGTTACAGTAGAACTGAGGAAAAACAAGAGAGAAGAAACTCTCCTTAAGAAACGGAATGTGCCTAATACTGACTCTACAG ATGAAGATGAAGCAGAGAGAGGCCTCTCACTGGCTGGCTTGGAACAGATTGTTGCTAATGCATCTAGTCCAGATCCTGAGATCCAATTAGCAGCAGTGCAAGCAGCACGAAAGCTCCTGTCATCGGATCGCAATCCACCGATTGATGCGCTCATTCAAAGCGGAGTTCTACCAGTATTTGTGAAATGCTTAGAACGTCAAGACAA TGCCGCACTTCAATTTGAGGCAGCTTGGGCATTAACAAACATTGCTTCTGGAACGTCTGCCCAGACTCAA GCGGTTGTGGAGGCAAATGCTGTTCCCTTGTTTCTGATGTTGCTCCACTCACCTCATCCGAATGTATGTGAACAAGCTGTGTGGGCATTGGGAAATATCATAGGCGATGGTCCACATTTGCGAGATTATGTTATAAGTTTGGGAGTTGTTCCAATCTTACTGGGTTTCGTGACAGACACGATACCTATTAGTTTCCTCCGTAACGTGGCATGGGTTATCGTGAATCTCTGTCGCAACAAAGATCCGCCTCCGCACGTTGATACCATACGTGAACTGTTGCCAGCTCTTAATACCCTGATCCATCATACTGACACGAAT ATTTTAGTTGACACAGTTTGGGCACTTAGTTATTTGACCGACGGTGGAAATGAGCAAATTCAAATGGTTATTGATAATGGTGTGGTGCCAAGCCTGGTGCCTCTTCTTTCACATAAAGATGTCAAG GTTCAAACAGCTGCATTGAGGGCTGTAGGCAACATAGTCACCGGTACCGATGCACAAACTCAGTGTGTCTTGAATTGCGATGCGCTGGCCCACTTTCAAACTCTTCTAAATCACCATAAAGAGAAAATTAATAAG GAAGCATTGTGGTTCCTTTCCAACGTGACTGCGGGAAATCAGCAGCAAGTACAAGCTGTAATCGATGCTGGTCTAGTTCCTTTGATAGTTCAA CATCTGTCAAGG GGAGAATTTCAGACTCAAAAGGAAGCTGCATGGGCTGTAACTAATTTGACGATCAGCGGACGCAAACAGCAAGTGGCTTATCTAGTTCAATGTGGTGTTATTTCTCCCTTCTGTCACCTCTTATCATGTAAAGATCCACAG GTTATTCAAGTTGTTTTGGACGGCATTTCTAATGTGTTGCGTATGGCTGCACCAGGTCCAGAAAGAGATTCTGTTGCGACTTTAATAGAGGAATGTGGAG GACTTGATAAGATCGAGACTTTGCAAAATCACGAAAACGTTGACATTTATAAATTGGCTTATGATATCATTGAGCAGTACTTTTCTGAAGAG GTGGCTGAAGATCCGAATCTTGTTCCAGAAGCTAGTGATGATGGATTTCAATTTGATGCTAATCCCGGCGTCCCCAAAGAAGGATTCCAATTCTAA